Proteins co-encoded in one Hyla sarda isolate aHylSar1 chromosome 4, aHylSar1.hap1, whole genome shotgun sequence genomic window:
- the LOC130367228 gene encoding olfactory receptor 10A7-like, producing MCEENETQVTKIHLLGFRSLHKYRTLLFIVFLLTYIFILGGNLLIIALVSVIDHLKTPMYFFLKHLSIADVLLTTSVVPVMLDIILVERGIFSFWGCIMQLYLFCMFGFVQCLIIAIMSFDRYLAICHPLRYTSLMNQDICLQLIVGSWFIVCVLALSEFFVLIQINFCGLNSIDHFFCDFGPVVELATSDSSILILQDFVFAIIMILFPFVFIIMTYVLIFFTILKISSIFGRRKAFSTCSSHLTSVCIYYGTLLTVYSAPSDENTSHINKYRSLLYLVVTPLMNPIIYSLRNQEIKRAVQKVIITISQNG from the coding sequence ATGTGTGAGGAGAATGAGACGCAGGTCACTAAGATACATCTCCTTGGGTTTCGGAGTCTACACAAGTACAGGACTCTTCTCTTCATTGTGTTTCTCCTGACTTACATATTTATACTGGGAGGAAACCTTCTTATTATCGCTTTGGTCTCCGTTATTGATCACCTCAAAACCCCAATGTATTTCTTCCTAAAACACTTATCCATAGCCGACGTCTTACTGACCACCAGTGTTGTCCCTGTAATGTTGGACATAATACTTGTTGAGAGGGGCATCTTTTCTTTCTGGGGCTGTATAATGCAACtgtatttattttgtatgtttggATTTGTTCAATGTTTAATCATTGCTATTATGTCATTTGATCGATATTTGGCCATTTGTCATCCATTACGTTACACTTCACTAATGAATCAAGATATTTGCCTCCAGCTAATTGTTGGGTCCTGGTTTATAGTCTGTGTTTTAGCTTTAAGTGAGTTCTTTGTTTTAATCCAAATAAACTTCTGTGGCTTGAACTCCATTGACCACTTCTTCTGTGACTTTGGTCCCGTAGTTGAATTGGCCACATCCGAttcttccattttgattttgcaaGACTTTGTTTTTGCCATCATTATGATACTTTTCCcatttgtttttatcattatGACCTATGTTTTAATTTTCTTCACCATCCTTAAAATATCTTCAATTTTTGGGAGAAGAAAAGCCTTCTCCACATGTAGCTCCCACCTGACCTCAGTGTGCATATATTATGGGACCCTACTCACAGTTTACTCAGCTCCTTCTGATGAGAACACATCCCATATCAACAAATACAGATCTCTGTTGTACCTCGTGGTGACACCATTGATGAATCCCATCATCTACAGCCTGAGGAACCAGGAGATCAAGAGAGCTGTGCAAAAAGTAATCATAACTATATCTCaaaatggatga